In bacterium, the genomic stretch GATGTTTTTTCCAAGCACAACGGGAGGTTGTGGAGATTTTTAAATTTTTCCCCTCACCCGAACCTCTCCCCTCAAGGGAGAGGAGAAAAAAGAGGATGATATATTTCCTTCTCCCCATCGGGGAGAAGATTAAGATGAGGGGGGATTTTAAATGTTAAGATAAGGGCATTTAATTGGTTTATAAAGGAAGGAAATAATAAAAATTTTCATCTTCTGTAACAATAGCGAAAAAAATTTTTTTAAGGTTTAAATACTTTAATGCAACTTAAATATGAAATGCCCTTTAAAATTTAAACAAATGGAAAAAGAATTTTATAAAAAATACTGGCATACAACATCTCATATAATGGCTCAAGCAGTTAAAAGATTATTCCCGGAAGTTAAATTAGGGATAGGACCTTCAATTGAAAATGGTTTTTATTATGATTTTTATAGAGAAAAACCATTTACACCAAAGGATATAGAAGAAATTGAAAAAGAGATGAAGAAAATTATAAAGGAAAATTATAAAATTGAAAGAATTGAAATGAATAAGCAACAGGCAAAGGAATTTCTAAAAGATGAGCCATTTAAATCTGAACTTTTAGAAGAAATACAGGACAATATTTTCTCTTTTTATAAGCAGGGTGAATTTATTGATTTATGTCGTGGACCTCATCTTGAATACACAGGAGAAGTGAAATTTTTTAAACTTCTTTCCATTGCTTCTTCATATTGGAAAGGAGATGAAAATAGGGAAAGTATGCAAAGGATTTATGGTATTTCTTTCAAAACAGAAGAAGAACTAAAAAATTATCTCAATTTTTTAAAAGAAGCAAAAGAAAGAGACCACAGAGTTTTAGGGCAGAAACTATCCCTTTTCAGTATACATCCTGAATATGGGTCAGGTCTTATTTTCTGGCATCCAAAAGGGGCAATTATTAGAAAAACAATTGAAGATTTCTGGAAAGAAATTCATCTGAAAAATGGTTATCAACTTCTTTATACACCACATATAGCAGATTCTACTTTATGGGAAAAGTCAGGGCATTATTCTTTTTATAAGGACTATATGTTTCCTGTAATGTATATGGATGAAAATAAAAAATTTCAATTAAAACCAATGAATTGTCCATTTCATATAATTATTTATCAGACAAAAACAAGAAGTTATAAAGAACTTCCTTTAAGGTGGGCTGAATTGGGAACTGTTTATAGATATGAAAAACAGGGTGTTTTACATGGACTTTTGAGAGTAAGAGGTTTTACTCAGGATGATGCCCATATTTTCTGTACAGATAAACAATTGGAAAATGAAATAAAGGAAATTTTAGACCTTGCTTTTTTCTTTCTTAAAAGTTTTGGATTTTCTGATTTTAGTGTTTTTCTCTCAACAAGACCAGAGAAGTTTGTAGGAACAATAGAGAATTGGGAATTAGCAACGAAAACACTTGAAAAATCATTAAAAGAGAAAGGAATAAATTATGAAATTGACCCTGGTGAAGGTGTTTTTTATGGTCCAAAAATAGATATAAAAATAAATGATTGTTTAGGAAG encodes the following:
- the thrS gene encoding threonine--tRNA ligase — its product is MEKEFYKKYWHTTSHIMAQAVKRLFPEVKLGIGPSIENGFYYDFYREKPFTPKDIEEIEKEMKKIIKENYKIERIEMNKQQAKEFLKDEPFKSELLEEIQDNIFSFYKQGEFIDLCRGPHLEYTGEVKFFKLLSIASSYWKGDENRESMQRIYGISFKTEEELKNYLNFLKEAKERDHRVLGQKLSLFSIHPEYGSGLIFWHPKGAIIRKTIEDFWKEIHLKNGYQLLYTPHIADSTLWEKSGHYSFYKDYMFPVMYMDENKKFQLKPMNCPFHIIIYQTKTRSYKELPLRWAELGTVYRYEKQGVLHGLLRVRGFTQDDAHIFCTDKQLENEIKEILDLAFFFLKSFGFSDFSVFLSTRPEKFVGTIENWELATKTLEKSLKEKGINYEIDPGEGVFYGPKIDIKINDCLGRQWQCSTIQVDFNIPEKFEIKFIDEDGKEKTPILIHRAILGSLERFFGVLIEHYKGNFPLWLAPEQLRILPITEKHNQFSETIEEKLSENFRVSVDLRNEKITKKIKDAEDEKIPYMLIVGDKEIQTGNFALRKHQKGMLGNFTLKEIEENFKNEIEKKLF